A single region of the Eublepharis macularius isolate TG4126 chromosome 14, MPM_Emac_v1.0, whole genome shotgun sequence genome encodes:
- the LOC129342431 gene encoding protein CutA homolog, producing the protein MLKIDWLIQRFQALLGASNSRPGCFTLLLAMTLSLLMYPVLRMMGLQLHSALTGSYISGTHSVAFVNCPNEQTARDIARAIMDRKLAACVNILPKTSTMYIWKGEIEEATEVLLLVKTRTSKIRELSDYIRSMHPFEVPEFISLPIDQGNPAYLKWIEESVPYD; encoded by the exons ATGTTGAAAATAGATTGGTTAATCCAGCGTTTCCAGGCGCTTCTGGGCGCTTCCAACTCCCGCCCTGGATGCTTCACTCTGCTGCTG GCCATGACTTTATCTTTGCTGATGTATCCAGTGCTGAGAATGATGGGCCTTCAGCTGCACTCGGCGCTGACTGGCAGCTACATCTCTGGGACTCATTCCGTGGCTTTCGTCAACTGCCCCAATGAACAAACCGCAAGAGATATTGCAAG GGCAATTATGGACCGGAAACTGGCTGCTTGTGTGAACATCCTCCCCAAAACCTCAACCAT GTATATTTGGAAAGGGGAGATTGAAGAAGCTACAGAGGTACTTCTG CTAGTGAAAACGAGGACATCTAAAATCAGGGAGTTGTCAGACTATATCAG ATCCATGCATCCCTTTGAAGTCCCTGAATTTATCAGCTTGCCTATTGACCAAGGAAACCCAGCCTATTTGAAATGGATTGAAGAGAGTGTTCCGTATGATTAA
- the PSMD5 gene encoding 26S proteasome non-ATPase regulatory subunit 5 translates to MATPGVEAALELLRRLSGLREPTEELRDLRVAVQALAPGALRERGPVFPVEGLFVLMARGDSEQISSCIVILERFLQAMDPLYVIRNFGEQLQKGLFHQHDSVKILTISQVGRIVEDSDAVKEILNTPELLRQIIYCIAAEKISVAKEAIKSLSRIAQSPEGLEALLAGNLLVDLKNVMAKSDVIRYRVYELVVNIASVSADSLNYCVNSGLLSQLIGELTGNDVLVRATCVEMVTSLAHTHHGRQYLAQQGVIDKISNIIIGADSDPFSSFYLPGFVKFFGNLAIVDSPDQICEQYPIFMKKVFSMAEGHDQTMYGVAVDTLGILGSTVEGKLVLQKMGRRFHHVLNQMGCQAKSAPTELRVRCLDALASLLYLLPDQQTEDLLRMTESWFSCLSSQPLELIRSISTQPFPDLHCGALRVFTAIANQPWAQRMMVASPGFVEYVVDRSVDPDKSSKEAKYELVKTLASSKTSAEIFGNQHFLKLRGYMHEGPYYVKAISTTAVEGAD, encoded by the exons ATGGCGACGCCTGGGGTGGAAGCGGCGCTGGAGCTGCTCAGGCGGCTGTCGGGGCTGCGAGAGCCGACGGAGGAGCTGCGCGACTTGCGCGTGGCGGTGCAGGCTTTGGCGCCCGGCGCTCTCCGGGAGCGGGGTCCCGTATTCCCCGTGGAGGGGCTCTTCGTTCTCATGGCGCGGGGTGACAG TGAACAGATCTCCTCATGTATTGTGATCCTGGAGCGGTTCCTGCAAGCCATGGACCCCTTATATGTAATTCGAAACTTTGGAGAACAACTTCAGAAAGGCCTCTTCCATCAGCATGATTCAGTCAAAATTCTTACTATATCTCAG GTTGGAAGGATAGTTGAAGACTCTGATGCTGTTAAAGAAATCCTCAACACTCCAGAATTGCTGAGGCAGATCATTTATTGCATTGCCGCAGAGAAAATATCGGTGGCCAAGGAG GCTATCAAGTCTCTGTCAAGAATAGCACAGTCCCCCGAAGGGTTGGAGGCACTGCTGGCCGGCAACTTGCTGGTTGACTTGAAAAACGTGATGGCCAAGAGCGACGTCATACGCTACCGAGTGTACGAG CTAGTTGTCAACATCGCCTCAGTGTCGGCAGATTCTCTGAACTACTGCGTGAACAGCGGACTGCTTTCGCAGCTGATTGGGGAGCTGACGGGGAATGACGTGCTTGTCAG AGCTACCTGTGTCGAGATGGTGACGTCTCTTGCCCACACTCATCACGGGCGTCAGTACCTTGCCCAGCAAGGAGTCATCGACAAGATATCCAACATTATCATTGGGGCAGACTCTGATCCTTTTTCCAGCTTCTACTTGCCAG GCTTTGTAAAGTTTTTTGGGAACCTTGCCATAGTCGACAGTCCAGACCAGATATGTGAGCAATACCCCATCTTTATGAAGAAGGTCTTCAGCATGGCAGAAGGCCACGACCAGACCATGTATGGTGTTGCTGTGGATACGCTTGGGATCTTGGGGTCGACGGTGGAGGGAAAGCTGGTCTTGCAGAAGATGG GGAGGCGATTTCATCATGTGCTAAACCAAATGGGCTGTCAAGCAAAAAGTGCCCCAACAGAGCTGAGGGTCCGATGCCTGGATGCCCTGGCATCTCTTTTGTATTTACTG CCAGACCAGCAGACAGAAGACCTCTTGAGAATGACAGAGTCCTGGTTCTCCTGCCTGTCTAGCCAGCCTCTGGAACTCATCAGGAGTATCAGTACACAGCCATTCCCTGACCTCCACTGCGGTGCCTTACGGGTCTTCACT GCCATCGCTAACCAGCCCTGGGCCCAGAGGATGATGGTGGCTAGCCCAGGCTTTGTGGAATATGTCGTGGACAGATCGGTGGATCCCGATAAGTCTTCCAAGGAAGCCAAATACGAACTTGTCAAGACCCTTGCCAGTTCCAAGACAAGTGCGGAGATCTTTGGGAACCAACATTTTTTAAAGCTTCGGGGTTATATGCATGAAGGGCCTTATTACGTCAAGGCCATTTCGACCACAGCTGTGGAAGGGGCCGATTAA